The following DNA comes from Acidobacteriota bacterium.
TCGACTACCTGGAGCCGTTCGATCCGACCAGCTTCGAGGAGCGTGTCGGCGACCGGGTGATGTACTGGCTCGCCTACCTGCACTTCGGCCGGCTCGGGAACCGCGGCATCCCGGGCTGCGGGTCGCTCTGCAACGACACCACCAAGGCGATCTGGGCGCTGGCGGGTCTCGTGCCGCCCGCGCTGTTCGTCACCGGCGCGTACATGTGGTGGAACCGGGTGGTCCGGCGCTGGTTGAAGTCCGGCCCCGCCGCCTCCTGACTGGATGAGGTAATCCATGGCGAAGGCACAGTCCGACAAGCAGCGGAAGGCGGCCGACCGGAACGGGGGCTTCGTCTCCCGCGTCCTCAACGGCATAGAGGCGGCCGGCAATCGACTGCCGGACCCGGCGATGCTGTTCCTGCTGCTGCTGCTGCTGACCTGGATCGCCTCCGCGCTGCTCGCGCCTATCGAGTTCGCCGAGAGCGATCCGCGCACCGGCGAGCCGCTCCGCATCGCCAACCAGTTGACGGGCGCCGCCCTGACCACCTTCCTGGTGCAACTGGTGCCCACCTTCACCGGGTTCGCGCCGCTGGGCGTGGTGCTGGTGGCGTTGCTCGGCGTCGGGGTCGCCGAGAAGACCGGCTTCATCAACGCCGGCCTCAAGCTGCTGCTGGGCTTCACGTCGCGCAGCCTGCTGACCCCGATGCTGATTCTCGCGGCGATCGTCAGCCACAGCGCCGCCGACGCCGGCTACGTGCTGGTCATTCCCCTCGGCGGGGTCATCTTCTATGCGGCCGGCCGGCATCCCCTGGCCGGCATCTCGGCCGCCTTCGCCGGGGTTTCCGGCGGGTTCTCGGCCAACTTCATCCCCTCCGGCATCGACCCGCTGCTGCAGGGCTTCACCCAGCAGGCCGCGCAGATTCTCGATCCCGACCGCATGGTCAACCCGCTGAGCAACCTGGGGTTCACCGCCGTCTCGTCGCTGCTGGTCATCGGCGTCGGGTGGTATCTGACCGACCGCGTGATCGAGCCGCGCCTGCAGACGACGCCCATCGACGGCGACCCGGCGGAAATGCCGCAGATGGACGAGCTGACCGACCGGGACCGCCGCGGTTTCGGGGCCGGCGTCGGGGCGCTGGTCGCGGGCCTGCTGCTGCTGGCGCTGGCGGCCCTGCCGGCCGGATC
Coding sequences within:
- a CDS encoding AbgT family transporter, with the translated sequence MAKAQSDKQRKAADRNGGFVSRVLNGIEAAGNRLPDPAMLFLLLLLLTWIASALLAPIEFAESDPRTGEPLRIANQLTGAALTTFLVQLVPTFTGFAPLGVVLVALLGVGVAEKTGFINAGLKLLLGFTSRSLLTPMLILAAIVSHSAADAGYVLVIPLGGVIFYAAGRHPLAGISAAFAGVSGGFSANFIPSGIDPLLQGFTQQAAQILDPDRMVNPLSNLGFTAVSSLLVIGVGWYLTDRVIEPRLQTTPIDGDPAEMPQMDELTDRDRRGFGAGVGALVAGLLLLALAALPAGSPLRGPDGSLTSFAAPLMGMMVPLIFLLFLIPGVVHGYVAGTVKTHRDIVAGMTAAMGTMAYYLVMAFFAAQFIAAFNNSNVGLLIALKGANFLRDLNLPAQVTVVGIVLLTAVVNLFVGSASAKWALLSSIFVPMLMGLGIAPELTQAAYRVGDSVTNIVTPLMPYFPLVVVFSQRYVKSTGIGTVVSLMLPYCVVLLVSWTVFLIGYWMLGLPLGLQAAYTYP